TAGGGCTAGGGTTCGCGGCGCAGGCGGTTGCGCTGcgctgtcgcggagcggagACAGGCGGGCGCGGCTTGCAGGTGACGCGAGGGAGCGGGGCTGCGGCGGGGAAGgaaaagaggaaaagagaggCGGGCGGTTGGAGCTTCTGTCGCGGAGTGGGGCGacgcggcggaggcgagcgggagCCGGGGTCGCGGGCggtcgggaggaaggggaaagctgacgggtgggaccctcccgtcagctgccccgggcggaTGGGAAGGGAAGGGGCGCGAGAGTTCGGGAAGCTGGGTTGGGCCGATGGTGTTGGGCCGGCTCGCGTgcgggaaaaagaaagggaaaaaggggagaagGAAAGAGTTGGGCTGCGCACGAGTTGGGCCGGGCTCTGGCTATTGGACCGAGGGGGTCAGGAagttaaggcttgggtttgaatTTGACTAGCCCTTTTCAAACTCAAACCCCACACAATGGAATCAAACAAATTcgaaaatccaaatcaaataaAATACATCAACCCCTCCAACCCAAGATCATAcacaaaagtttttgaaattcgcgattttttttaaaataaacctTCTAGGGgttaacatggaatgttacaccCAGGCCATTCTGGTCCTCCCCAGTGGATCCATGGGGGCGCTCGCTGGGCCAGGAGGTGGGTGGCAGCCTGCGGCACCGTCCCTGGCCTCGGATCTAAGCATCCCCAGCCCAGGGGACCCGTCCTCGATGCTCGAGGCCGCCACCGAGCGTCACCGGTCCGCCTCCTCCTCGATCTGCGCCGCCGGGCTTTGGAGGTCCGATCTCCTTCCTTTGCTGATGGTGTCGGACGTCGTCCACCGGGGTGGCTCGGCCCAGTTGCCAGCGGGCCACTACGTACGGCTGACGTGGCGAGTCGTGCGGATCCCACTTCCTACAGGAGGCGGGCCTCGGGATGCGCTTGTCGTCAATCAGCCCCGGTCGGCGGAGTTGGGGGCCAGCAGATCTGCATGGTGTTGTATTCATGGCGGCACCGAATGGGGAGAAGAAGTTGCCGGCGAAAGTTGGTCTTGGTTCTTGAACCTGGGCAAGGACGACGTCCGCGGATGGCATTTTCCTTCGTGAAGGCATTGTCAAAGCAACTTCTGCACCACCTCTCTTGGGGTTCCTGAGTGAAAACCTAATCCAACCAGCTGGATGAGCAACGGGGATGACTCGATGTCACATCCTTGTTGGAGGCGTTGCTCTAGGATCCAGGCTTTCATGGTTGGCCATGGTAGAGGTGCCCCTATGTCCTGTGCAAGCATTGGCAGAGTAGCAAGGCGTTGGCAGAGTAGCAAGGCGTTACCATAATCTGGTAGGATGATTCTAGCCTCAAGAGTTTCTAAGTAAACGAGTGATGCGAGGAGTTGTTGTTGTGCATAGATGAAGCAAGGTAGCAAGGTTGAAAGCAAGGATACAGAAGAATCTTGAAGCTTAATCAGCGTCATCTTGGAAGGTTTTGCAAGGATGAAACGTGGACGAAGAGAATGATTGAAGCTTAGTTTTCTTGATTTCTTTCTTTATTTTAGAGTTTTCTTTCTTATAATTTTAGATCCTCATTTGAGGTTAAGAGTCTAAGAACTCTTGTAACAATTGGTTGTAGACATTCACTTGTGAATGTTCAAGGCCGGAAGTTTTCTTTATCTAAAAAAACTACTACTGCTGATCAATAAGTGAAGATTAACATATATACTAGTATGTAGCATCTGTCACCTGCTGCTTCCTGCATTTTTCCTCCCCAACACACAGGCATTCATGTGTAAATTTTAATTTTATTAATCCATGCATAGCCTTCTCCCTTTCAGGTGGCCTACATATGTGCGCCAAGCTAGCTAGCCAGCTAGTCATTAGCAAGTGAGTGCAGATATATTAGGATTGCTGGCCACTTATTTTCCTCGCAGCCCTTTTTCTTGCCCTTTTATGCTCTTTTTGTTTACTGCAGCATCGTCTATCTTATCGCCCTAGACCGTGCACGCATTACCTGGTTAGTGTGCGACAaaacatttatttatttatttgccGACAACATATATTTTCCCCTTTCCAGAAGACAGGATTACTAGTGTAGATCTCATGTGGTACTAGTGCTCGCTAGGTGATTATTGACGCCGACCAGGATTATTGACTTGTGTGCTGGGCCGGGCAGTGCGGCACTATAGTGGCACACGTATGTTTTTTTTTAATAATATCTCATCTGCAATAATATCTCAGTGCCAAGGAGTAAACTAGAACTGTCATGTTTTTTCCctcagaggaagaaggaaaTCGTTTAGGGGCCGTTCGGTTGTGCCGGAACATTCCAGGATTTATTCCAACTGATGAAAGTTTATATAAATTTGTGAAGTAATCCGACTCGGAATTATTCCAAGCCATCATTCCGTGGTAAACGAACGCAGCCTTAATCTGGATTGGAAACTGGAGTAACCAATAGTATTTCATTTCTTTTTGACCACTAATATCTCCAAAACAAATTACTTTCAAATAGAAAATGTTACATATTTGGATAGTTATGAATAAATTAATATTATTTTTACCATCTAtagttaaagtttaaaaggtttgGATGGATGGAGTACGTAGTGATATAAGCGTGAATCAACAGAATTGGGCCAAGCCCAAGAATCACGTCTAGTCCAACATCAGCTCCGCAGAGATGCAGAGATTAAAAAGCACGTGCGGGGCAGAGGCTTGCATTATTATATATGTGCTGATATATGCATCTCAGTTTAATCCATAGCTAGCATCTCCTTTTCAGGTggctatatctatctatatgtGCGCCAATAAGCAGCTCATCTAGTCAGTGAGTGCATTTTAGGACTGCTCTTGCCCTTTTTGCTCtctgtttcttcttcttctttttttacaTCATCTTCTTTTCGTGAAAGCTATTACTCCTAAAATCGTATTTGTTTTATGCAGCTTGCAATTTGTTATGATCTGCCAGCTGAAACAAAACTGATTTCCATATTGTAATCGGACCATAACAGTTCCCATgctatttttttttcctttttctcttgaGCGCGTAGGAGAACTGCGTATCAATAATATAATATAATGCTACGTTATTGGTGCAGTTCTTTATCACAGCTTGCGGATTTTAACAATCGCCAAGCTGCAATAATCCACAATCTACCAGCTAAAAATAAATAGAAAAAGCCTAAGTGCCACCCATTACCGGCCTATGTAGTGTGCAACGATCTTGCTGATTTTGCAGGCAAGATTGTGATGCTCAAATTGAAACTGACGCCAGTGAAGCTATTATACTAGCTCAGCTCGCGTAGTGCCTGCTGCGACGTTACTGATGGCTACCACGCACCATGTCAAATTGTTTTAGTTGTCACCCCACTACACAGAGTATCATCTCAGCTTCCTtacttaaaaaaaaagaaaaaaaaagaacgaGAACCACATAGCTACCTCAGACGTACAATCTTCATGGATGTTTTTCTTGTTCTTGGTGCttaatttttcttttttggaGAAATTTTCCTTTTTTACAAGAAGGCGTTTCATTTTTTCTAgatattttatatatttttattaaaaaacgaggaatttttattttttttgagaTAACCAAGTAATGTTTTTAAAGAACGATGAAACTGGAGCAAGCTGATATCGCATAGCCCATCAATCACATGGAAACAGCCCACTGGAAAATGAGGCCCAACGCGGGAACCCGCAGCATAGTAAAGGAGCCGAGCGGCACctctccaaaaaaaaaaaaagagtaaaGGAGCGGCAAGGAGAGGGAGGTAGGGAGTGCTGAGCTGCGCGCCCAATCGCCTCCCTTTTCCCGCCGAGACAGCCTCCCCCAAACCAAACCCTAGAGAGAGAGCGCGCGCGAagcaggaggagagagagattgggggtggacgcggcggaggaggaaTCCAATCCACCGatcgaggaggaagaaggggaggagTTGGATTGGACGAGACCGAGATGCGGGGCGGGACGGTGCAGATCAACTGGCACGACCTGCAGCCGGTGCTCAGCCTCGACTTCCACCCCGCCTCCCACCGcctcgccaccgccggcgccgaccACGACGTCAAGGTTCCTTTTCACCCCCTTTTCCTTCCCTCCCCTGTCCTCTAGTAGGTTGGTGCCCCCAAGATTTCCCCCCATTTCGGCCCCGCATTTCCATTTGCTCACCGACGCCGTCGCATTTCGGCTTTCGCAGATCTGGGTCATATCGTCGGATGGGGCGGAGAGCAAGCTCCCCACCGCCACCTTTCAGAGCGGCCTCGTCCCCAACGGCACCGCCCACAGCTCCGCGGTCAACGTCATCCGCTTCTCCCCTTCTGGTACCGCAATTTCCGCTCCTTTGAGCCTAACCAATTTATCCCTCttccttttgtttttctttttgttttgcTTGGTTGTTTTCTATGCAAAATTGAGTACAGACATATAACCCCTCTTTGAGCCCGTGCGCATATGTAACTAACGCCGTCTCCCACTCTGTTTTAATGCAGGGGAATATCTCGCCTCCGGTGCTGATGGTATGCTCAATTTTGGAATTTTCGATTATAAGTCAAGTCATAATTAATTAGTTTTGGCGAATCTTTATTGAACCGAAACGATTGAACGCTCAATTTGTCATTTCCATATGCATTAGGATTACTTTGTTTTCACACTACTTGCACGAAGCTATCTTTATTAAAAACATAATTATCCAATGGATTTTGTGTGTCCAGTTTCTGATAATTGTCGTGTTTCGTAATATACAGGTGGCGGTATTATCCTGTGGAAATTGCACTCCACTGAGGACGGCGAGGCATGGAAAATTCACAAGACGTTACTGTGAGTTCTACCCTCGAGCAAAATAAAAAGGCGTTTCTTCAACCGACCGCTTCTTTGGAATCTTGCTAAGTCATAACGGCCCTATTTATTTGACAGGTTCCATCACAAGGATGTTCTTGACCTACAGTGGTCGCATGATAGCGCATTCCTTGTTTCAGCGTCAGTTGACAACACTTGCATAATCTGGGATGCTATTAAAGGTAACTCCTACTTCAGTAAGGAATCTTTTGTTTGTGGCTCCATGGTTTCTATAGGGTCTTATATGGTTTATACCTGATGTCCTTCTCAGGTACAGTGCAGCAAAAGTTAGAGGGACATCTACATTATGTTCAGGGTGTGGCATGGGATCCTCTGGGCCAGTATGTAGCTTCACTGAGTTCTGACAGAACCTGTAAGATATATGCAAATAAGCCTCAAGGCAAATCAAAGAACGCAGAGAAGATGAACTTTGTTTGTCAGCATACACTGGTGAAGGTAGAATATCCAAGTCATGATGAATCTAAGGTATGTCTGCTCTACCCTCATCGCTAGAGCATTTGACTGCAAATTGAGTTTGAACAAAAGCAATATAATCCTTTACCTTGCAGCCGACTGTTAAATCTCATTTGTTTCATGATGAGACACTGCCATCTTTCTTTCGGAGGTTGGCATGGTCACCTGATGGATCTTTCCTAGTACTGCCAGCAGGTATAAATTGTTTTGCTGTTAGCAATAGTAGCTACTGGTTCAACTCAAGTCATCTGCATAATATCACTGGTTCTTAAGCTTGAAAATTATGTTATCTGGCTGCACATGATTTTAGCCTATTTTCAGTTACTTCCGATGTTGTAGACCCCCTAAATAAGTTTGTATGTATTTTCCTGTCTTTCTCAGGTCTTTCTAAACACTCCTCTGAAGTGATTAATACTGCTTATATAATGTCAAGGCGCGACCTCTCAAGGTATGAGATCTATTACTTGAAATTACCAATATGTTTTCCACTTCTTGCCATATAAACAGAAAGATCGATCTGGTTGAATTCAACTGGTACTCGGAATAAGATATTACAAGGCATGGAGCATCAGAGAATCATTATTTGTAAATTTCTTTTTGCAATTGTAGATGAATTAGTGCACCTAAGAGTAAGCTATAAGTGAGAACTTAAGTCCTAAGTTTTGGAAGACAATTGTCTTTGATTGCTTAGTTGCGACACAGTGCTGTTATATCTTACGGTTTGCTACATCTGTGCTACATTACCGATGAGATGTCACAGAAAGATATTATTTTAGTTATGGCTGTCGTGATGTATTTGTGTTCTTTTATCAGAAGAACATACTCGAGTGTATAACTTTGCCCGCACATGTAGTTCTGTTATTCTTTAGGCTACTGACTTTCATTGGCACTGCAGGCCTGCAATACAACTTCCTGGGGCAAGTAAAGCTATAGTAGCAGTGCGCTTCTGCCCTGTTCTATTCACACCACGTGGTTCTAACTCAGGTACCTCCATTTATGAAAGCTTTGCTTTGCTTTGAGGTCCTTAAGGAGTCAAGGTTTTAATTCTGTTACAATAAAGCTGAATCACATTGTAAATTTTGCAGATGGTTTCTTCAAGCTTCCTTATAGAGTTGTTTTTGCTGTTGCTACTTTGAACTCTCTGTACGTCTATGATACTGAAAGTGTTCCTCCAATTCTAATACATGCTGGTCTACACTATGCTGCCATTACCGATATTGCATGGTGAGTACTTCAACAGTTTTGCTTTTGTAGTCTCCTTTGTTGGGCTCTATGTGTATACTGGGATTAGAAATCCATCTTTGCCATCTGTTTCTGTCAGGTCTTCTGATGCTAAGTACCTCGCAGTGTCATCACGAGATGGCTACTGTACTATAATAGAGTTTGAGAATGAGGAACTGGGACAGCCTCACATCCTCCCAGGTATCTATCCATTCCATTGCTCTTTCCATATCCTTATTTAATTTTCTTGGGTGGGATGTTTCTACTTTGAATATTGCACATTTCTTTTGGTGTAATTATGGTGAATTTCATAGAAGTTTTAGATTTCAAGACTGAATCATATGACAATCACAATGACCGAGGTGTAGGTATACCAAAAATAGTAACCGGCAACTAATATAACTTGTGGTGATGATTTCAAGACTGAATCAGATGTCAATCACAATGACCTAGGTGTAGTTATACCAAAAATAGTAACCGGCAACTAATATGACTTGTGGTACTTAGGGAAATCACTGATCTAGCTCTACCATGACCAACTAATTTTGCTTACATGTGATGAATATCGTGCAATTCTTGTTTTCAGACATACTTTAAGTATCTCCAGGTTACATGAAGCTAATAAGACTGATACACAAGCAATGTATTGATATGTAGGACCATCTCCTTAGATGCAGTGACAATGCATATGTTTTGTAGTTTTGCATGCCAATTGTTTACAAGTTGTATATTGAACCAATACCATTTACCTGTTTCCCCTCATTctgataagcaattttcttgAAGACATTCTTCTAACATGATCCAATTCTGGATAAATCACTAGGATCAAAAGAAGTTGCTGAAGGAAATATGGCATGTGAAAAGACGCATGTATCTGTAGATAGCATGGAGGTTGATGTTGGTGCCAGCAACCATAAGATGGAAGCCAGCCCTGTGGCTCTACGAGTTACGGTGCCACCGATGTCGGCTGAGAACGTCACGTTGAGTAAGCGTAATAAGAAATGAGTTATTACAATTGCAATTAACTAGCTAGCTGAAACTGTTAGATCTTATAGTGTTGCTACAAGTAATGCAGCTCTCTTTCATAGATCACAAGTAAAAAAGTTCAGTCTGTCTATATTTGCCTTCTGTTCTGCACCTAAAGATTGGGATTCTATTTTTGACACATGGGGCAGAGGCAGACATGTGTTAACTACCATATATTGTTATAAGTAACATGGTGGATACTA
The Panicum hallii strain FIL2 chromosome 6, PHallii_v3.1, whole genome shotgun sequence genome window above contains:
- the LOC112898016 gene encoding chromatin assembly factor 1 subunit FAS2 homolog isoform X2, with translation MRGGTVQINWHDLQPVLSLDFHPASHRLATAGADHDVKIWVISSDGAESKLPTATFQSGLVPNGTAHSSAVNVIRFSPSGEYLASGADGGGIILWKLHSTEDGEAWKIHKTLLFHHKDVLDLQWSHDSAFLVSASVDNTCIIWDAIKGTVQQKLEGHLHYVQGVAWDPLGQYVASLSSDRTCKIYANKPQGKSKNAEKMNFVCQHTLVKVEYPSHDESKPTVKSHLFHDETLPSFFRRLAWSPDGSFLVLPAGLSKHSSEVINTAYIMSRRDLSRPAIQLPGASKAIVAVRFCPVLFTPRGSNSDGFFKLPYRVVFAVATLNSLYVYDTESVPPILIHAGLHYAAITDIAWSSDAKYLAVSSRDGYCTIIEFENEELGQPHILPGSKEVAEGNMACEKTHVSVDSMEVDVGASNHKMEASPVALRVTVPPMSAENVTLRTWELAEGNVTCENKKPVAADSMEVDASDNKVKMVTGPVAVEVTPPPVSTKNSASSPREVVVRRLPCCCSAGGFANAVLLLHRLLELDVLIY
- the LOC112898016 gene encoding chromatin assembly factor 1 subunit FAS2 homolog isoform X1, translated to MRGGTVQINWHDLQPVLSLDFHPASHRLATAGADHDVKIWVISSDGAESKLPTATFQSGLVPNGTAHSSAVNVIRFSPSGEYLASGADGGGIILWKLHSTEDGEAWKIHKTLLFHHKDVLDLQWSHDSAFLVSASVDNTCIIWDAIKGTVQQKLEGHLHYVQGVAWDPLGQYVASLSSDRTCKIYANKPQGKSKNAEKMNFVCQHTLVKVEYPSHDESKPTVKSHLFHDETLPSFFRRLAWSPDGSFLVLPAGLSKHSSEVINTAYIMSRRDLSRPAIQLPGASKAIVAVRFCPVLFTPRGSNSDGFFKLPYRVVFAVATLNSLYVYDTESVPPILIHAGLHYAAITDIAWSSDAKYLAVSSRDGYCTIIEFENEELGQPHILPGSKEVAEGNMACEKTHVSVDSMEVDVGASNHKMEASPVALRVTVPPMSAENVTLRTWELAEGNVTCENKKPVAADSMEVDASDNKVKMVTGPVAVEVTPPPVSTKNSASSYPAKLSVQPRSPSAQVPINSLPALDTMGNVWTHRLCMSTLS